Proteins encoded by one window of Fibrobacter sp.:
- the upp gene encoding uracil phosphoribosyltransferase, which translates to MENVTVFNHPLIQHKISLLRDKNTDTNEFRRLVEEIAMLEGFEALSDLPLEDREVETPIEKCTTPVLAGRKLVLAPILRAGLGMVPGMLALVPSAKVGHIGLFRNEATHEPVEYYCKLPAAIDQRVIVVVDPMLATGGSAVDAISMIKKRGGKKIKFVCIIAAPDGLKNLHEVHPDVQIYVGHLDRCLNEDAYICPGLGDAGDRVFGTK; encoded by the coding sequence ATGGAAAACGTGACGGTCTTTAACCATCCTTTAATCCAGCACAAGATTTCGCTATTGCGCGACAAGAATACGGATACAAATGAATTCCGTCGCCTGGTCGAAGAGATTGCCATGCTTGAGGGTTTCGAGGCTTTGTCGGACCTTCCGCTGGAGGACAGGGAGGTCGAAACCCCGATAGAAAAATGCACTACGCCAGTGCTGGCCGGACGCAAGCTCGTGCTGGCTCCCATCTTGCGTGCTGGACTTGGCATGGTGCCTGGCATGCTTGCGCTGGTGCCGTCTGCCAAGGTAGGGCATATCGGGCTTTTTCGTAACGAGGCAACTCACGAACCCGTGGAATACTACTGCAAATTGCCAGCCGCCATAGACCAGCGAGTCATTGTGGTGGTAGACCCGATGCTTGCCACGGGCGGCTCCGCTGTCGATGCTATCAGCATGATCAAAAAACGTGGCGGCAAAAAAATCAAGTTTGTGTGTATTATTGCCGCTCCCGATGGCCTTAAAAACCTGCACGAGGTGCACCCCGATGTACAGATTTACGTGGGGCACCTGGACCGCTGCCTGAACGAAGACGCCTACATTT